The segment GCAGGGCGGACGTGGTCAGGGTGGCTATTCCCAGCAGGGCGGCCGCAAGCCCCAGAACATGGATGACGACCTCGGCCCGGCCTTCCCTTCTGAAGCTTCCAATATGGATGACGTGCCGTTCTAGGCAGCTCAGCGCCCAAGGGCGCGGACAGCTTTGAGGCATTTACAGGGCGTGGATTTTCCACGCCCTTTTTTATTATCCTGCAAGGCTGTCGGCAGAGGTTGAGAAAAATTTCCCCTGCCTGTGCAAACCCTGCCCTGGTTTCTCCGCTGTCCCCCGCCAGATGCGGCCCGGAGCGGATCTTAGGGATATGGCGTGTGGGCCTGACACAATTGCCTAGTAAAAGAGTTTGCGAAAAAAAGCGCACTTTCACATGAAGTTTTAGGTTCAGGCACACTTTTCTTGTCAGCCCCCCTTCTCTTTTTGCGCGATTCAGCGTATAGAGGTCGGTGAATTTTCCGCATGGCTAGCCGGACACTGGTTTTTTCGGTAAGTAGTCAGGAAAATTTTTGAGAGGTAGTTGACTTTTTGTTAGATTATTCACAAGATGCGATTTGAACGCTGCTCTTCCGGTTGGCGACGCTGGCCACGGAAGGATGCCCACATAACTAACAAACGGAGGATTTCGCAATGTCCAAACTGGTAGCTCCTCATGGCGGTAAGGGTCTGGTCTGTTGCCTTCTGGAAGGTAAGGCCTTGGATGACGAGAAGAAAAAAGCCGCAGGCCTGAAGCAGATCGAGATTTCTTCCCGCGCCAAGGGCGACCTGATCATGATGGGCATTGGCGGTTTTTCGCCTCTGAGCGGCTTCATGAACAAGGCCAACTGGAAGAGCGTCTGCGAAAAGATGACTCTTGCTGATGGCACCTTCTGGCCCGTTCCCGTTACCCTTGATGTCCCCGCTGCCGACGCCAAGGCCCTGAAGGTCGGCGAAGAAGTGGCCCTGGTTCGCAAAGGCGAAGTCATGGCTACCATGAAGGTCGAAGAAGTCTATGAAATGACCGAAGCCGACAAGAAGTGGGAATGCGAACTGGTCTTCAAGGGCACCGGCCCCGACTCCGAAAAGTTCTGGGAAGTGGCCCCCAACGACCACCCCGGCGTGAAGATGGTTCTGGCCCAGAACGAATTCAACATCGCCGGTACCGTTAAGGTCCTTTCGCAGGGCGAATTCCCCGAAAAGTTCCCCGGCGTGTACATGACTCCTGCTCAGCTGCGTGCCAAGATGGACGAACGCGGCTGGCAGAAGGTTGCTGCTCTTCAGCTGCGCAACCCCATGCACCGCTCGCATGAATACCTGGCCAAGATCGGCGTGGAAGTTTGCGACGGCGTGGTCATCCACTCCCTCGTGGGCTCCCTGAAGCCCGGCGACATCCCCGCCGAAGTGCGCGTGAAGTGCATCGACACCCTGGTTGACAAGTACTTCGTGAAAGACTTCGTCATTCAGGCCGGTTACCCCCTCGACATGCGCTACGCCGGTCCCCGTGAAGCCCTGCTGCACGCCACCTTCCGCCAGAACTACGGCATCAACAACCTGCTGGTTGGCCGCGACCACGCTGGCGTGGGCGACTTCTACGGCATGTTCGAAGCTCAGGAAATCTTCCGCAAGATTCCTGTGCCCGCCGAAGAAGGCAAGCGTCTGCTTTGCGATCCGCTGAACATTGACTGGACCTTCTACTGCAAGAAGTGCGACGGCATGGCCAGCATGCGCACCTGCCCCCACACCAAGGAAGATCGCGTCATCCTGTCCGGCACCAAGCTGCGCAAGATGCTCTCCGAAGGCGCTGAAGTGCCGGATCACTTTGGCCGCGCCGAAGTGCTCGTCATCCTGCGCGAATACTATGCCAGCCTGACCGAAAAAGTCGAAATCAAGATGCAGCGTGCGGCCTCCGGCTCCACCATGTAAGCTTGACCGCATAGACACAACACAAAAGGACGCCCGCAAGGGCGTCCTTTTGTTTGCCTACATCTTGACGGGTCATACCAGCGCCCCACTGCAGAGTGCCCACTGTCCGTGAAGCCGCCCACGATGTTCACGGTTCCAACAGCACATGTTCGCCCTGAGCGGGCGGCCACAGGCCCTCGCTGTCAGGCTTTGCCTGTCAATCCCCTGAATCATGACTGCACCAATGACACTCAGCCTCGCAGCCACCGGCGAGCCCAGGCCATCCAAAGCGCACCGCGCTTTACGAAAAAGCAAAAACAGCCTATAACCTGAAACGAGTTACATGCAATTACGGCTCCGGCCCGGCATGAACGGCACCCTTTGCGATGTCCGCCAAACCGCTCCGCGCCTGAACAGATAGCTTTTTACATCCACAGGTAGTTCATGAAGCGATCGCACCAGATATTTCCCGGAATTCTGAGCCTGGCAGCGCTGGCAGCTGGCTTTTGCATATGGAGCGCCTTTGGCAACGAGGTTAACCTCTGTGTGACTTCGGGCTGTGCGCTGTTTCAGGATACATCCATCGCGGGCATTTCGCTGTGGTGGGCAGGCGGTGTAACCTTTGCCGCCCTTGCCGCCGCCGCCCTGATGGGTGCGGCGCAACTGGGCATGGTTCTGGCCGGGTTTGCCCTGCTGGGCGACATTGCCCTTCTGCTGCTCATGTCTGTTACCGCGCCCTGCGTAAGCTGCCTTATTGTGGCCTGCTTTTTTGCCATGATCTATTGCGGCTTTCGTCAGGTCGCGCACCGCACACGCTCCGGCCTGCCCAATGACAAGCCGGGCCGCTCACTGCTGCTGATCATCTGGGGGCTTCTTTTTATCGTTAACGTTGGCACGGCGTTGCGCACCCAGGCAGACGTGTGGGCCATCACCGAAAACGGCACGGAAGCAACCGTACGCATGTTTTTTTCGCCCTCCTGCCCCAGCTGCCAGGAAGGCATCGCCCTGCTTTCTGGCCGGGTGGATGTGGCCTTTTACCCCCTCGCTGAAAGCGAAATCGACATTTACAAGACCGCCCGTATGCTGCGCCTGATGGACAATGGCGCAAGCGTCGCCGAAGCCCTCGCCAAGGCGCAGGATGTGGCGGCGCCTTCGGCCATGGCGGCTACTGCGCCTGATATGCTGCTGCTGCGCCTGCGCATGCTGCGCAACAAGGCCCACGTTTTCATGGCGGGTTCGCAGACAGTTCCGTTTTTTGAATACCACGGCTTGCCCACCATGCTGAAAAAATCCGCCAGTCAGCAGGCCGGTCACGCAGTTGCGCCCACCGCCCCCGCTTCCTCCGCAACTGGCAGTGCCGATTTGCCGCTTGACCCCCAGGTGGCGGGTCAGTGCGCTGGCGTAACCCCCTGCCAGTAGCCACCGCCCCCAGGGCGGTCTTGTGCAAAAAATGACAAACCTTGCGCTTCAAAAGCGCAAAGGGACTTGACGCCCTTTGCGCTTACTATTTATATGAGAGAGCCTTAAACAAAAGGCCATGGGGAAGGAATGAAAGCAATCGACATCTTTCGCAAACACAAAGGCGAGATGGTGCGTTTATGGACAGACTCTGTATTCGACACCTATCCATTTGAAACCACAGGTTTTCTTCGCACCAAAGACGACCCCTTCGGCAACCCGGTAGCCCACATGACCAAGGAAGCCGCGGGGGCCTTGTATGATGCAGTCACAGGTGAAGCCGTGGAAGTGGCCCAGACTAAAAAGGCCATGGACCGTTTCATCAAGTTGCGGGCGGTGCAAAAATTCTCCCCCAGCCAGAGCATGGCCGTATTCAGCCTCATGAAGCCCATTCTGAGAGAGCACGTCATGCCTGAACTAGTGGCCCAGGGCGACCTGGCTGCCTACCTTGAGACCGAATCGCGCATCGACAGCCTGACTCTTCTGGCGTTTGACATGTATATGGAAAACCGGGAGATTCTGGCTGAGTCGCGCATTACGGAAATACGCAACCAGCACGCCCAACTGGCGCGCTGGGCGCAACAACTGGAAGGCGGAAACGTTCCCACCGGGAACGACCGCTGACATTCCGCGTTCATTAGGCCGTCAGGCCTGACCGTGGGCTTTGCAGCATGCGGGCCAGAGATCTCTCAATATCCCGTGGTGGGCTTTTGAGGCAACTTTAGTGGAAGTGAGGTAGGGAATGTTCAATTCATTACTGCTGGTGCTGCTCATAGGAGCCATCGCCTGGGCGGGAGCGGCCGTGGGGCTCGCGGGCCTGTTCGGCGTGGCGTTGCCTTATGTGGCAGTAGTCGTGTTCATCGCCGGTGTTGTCTGGCGCATGGTGTACTGGGCCAAATCGCCCGTGCCCTTCTGCATCCCCACTACGGGTGGGCAGGAGCAGTCGCTTGACTTCATCAAGCAGGCAAAAATCGACTGTCCCAGCACAACTTGGGGTGTTGTGCAGCGCATGTTCCTGGAAGTGTTCTGCTTCCGTTCGCTGTTCCGCAACACGGTGGCGGACGTGCGGGAATTTGACCCCGTAAGCAACGGGCCGCGCACCATTTATTATTCCTCCAAGTGGCTGTGGGTCTTTGCCCTGCTGTTCCACTACTGTTTCCTGCTTGTTTTCATCCGTCACTTCCGCTTTTTCATGGAACCCGTGCCTTCCTGTATCCGTTTCCTTGAAAGCATCGACGGCATCATGCAGGTGGGTTCGCCCCGCTTTTTCTGGACCGGCGGCCTCGTGCTGATCGCGCTGCTGTTCCTGCTGGGACGCCGCATTTTCAACCAGCGCCTGCGCTATCTTTCGCTTGCCAACGATTACTTCCCCCTGTGGCTGATCATCAGCATCGTGGGTTCCGGTATCTGCCTGCGCTATTTCGATAAGACCGAAATCGCCCAGGTCAAGATTTTCGTTATGGGCCTTACGCACTTTGCGCCGGTGTCCACCACGGGCATCAACGCCCTGTTCTTCACGCACCTTACTCTGGTCTGCGTACTGCTGATTTACTTCCCCTTCTCCAAGCTCATGCACATGCCGGGCGTGTTCTTCAGCCCCACGCGTAACATGGCGAACAATTCTCGCCGCGTGCGCCACATCAACCCCTGGAATCCGCCCAAGCAGTACTTCACCTACGCCGAGTACGAGGATACCTACCGCGACGCCATGGCCGAAGCCGGGCTGCCGCTGGAAAAGCAACCCGAAAAGGCCGCCGAGTAAGGAGTTTCCACGATGGCAAAATTACCTACGCCGCAAATGCTTGTGTCCAGCCGCCCGGCCTTCCCTGACCAGGACTGGCTCGACACCAAGCCTGAATTTACACCGGGCAGCTTCTGCTATCCGGCCAAGCAAGAAACCATGGAACTTCTGCATATGCCCAATCCCCACGAATGGGATCCGGCGGCAGAAGACTGGAACATGCCCGAAAACTGGGAACAGATTCTGTGCGACGCCTTTGAAGAGCGCCTTGAAAAGCACCGCTCTCTCAAGCTGTTCATGGACATCTGCGTGCGTTGCGGCGCTTGCGCCGACAAGTGCCACTTCTTCCTTGGCACCAACGATCCCAAGAACATGCCCGTGCTGCGCGCCGAACTGCTGCGCTCGCTCTACCGCCGCGACCACACCATGCTGGGCAAGATTCTCGGCAAGAAAGTGGGCGCCCGCGGCTGGGACAAGGAAGTAGTAAAGGAACTCTTCTACTACGCCTACCAGTGTACCGAATGCCGCCGCTGCTCGCTCTTCTGCCCCTACGGCATCGACACGGCCGAAATCACCGCTATCGTACGCGAACTGCTGCACGAGGTGGGCCTTGGCATCCACTGGATCATGGACCCCGTGAAAAACTGCAGCTTCACCGGCAACCACCTTGGCATCAAGCCCCACTCTTTTGTGGAAATCGTGGAAATGCTGGCCGATGACTGCGAAACCATCACCGGTATCCGTCCCAAAACGCCCTTTAACGAAAAGGGCCACGAAATCCTGTTCATCACGCCCTCTGGTGACGTATTTGCCGACCCCGGCATTTACACCTTCATGGGCTACCTGATGCTCTTCCACGAGCTGGATCTCGACTACACCTTCTCGACCTACGCGTCCGAAGGCGGCAACTTCGGCTCCTTTACCACGTTCAACATGGCAAAGAAACTCAACGCCAAAATGTACGCCGAAGCCGAACGTCTGGGTTCCAAGTGGATTCTGGGCGGCGAATGCGGCCACATGTGGCGCGTGATCAACCAGTACATGGACACCTACAACGGGCCGTCGCCCTCGCACATGACGACGCCTGTTTCGCCCTACACGGGCACGGTATTCCAGAACGCGGCCTCCACCAAGATGGTGCACATCGCCGAGTTCACCGCTGACCTGATCCACCACAACAAGCTGAACCTCGACCCCAGCCGTAACGACCATATCGTCACCACGTTCCACGACTCGTGCAACCCCGCACGCGGCATGGGCTTGCTCGACGAACCCCGCTACGTGCTCAACGCCGTGTGCAACAACTTTGTTGAAATGCCCGAGAACACCATCCGCGAGCAGACCTTCTGCTGCGGCGCCGGTTCCGGTCTGAACACCGAAGAAATCATGGAACTGCGCATGCGTTCCGGCATGCCCCGTGGCAATGCCCTGCGCTACGTGCAGGAAAAATACGGCGTCAACCACATGGCCTGCGTGTGCGCCATTGACCGCGCCACCCTGCCCCCGCTCGCCAACTATTGGGCGCCCGGCGTCAATGTGAGCGGCCTGCATGAACTGGTGGGCAATGCCCTTGTCATGAAGGGCGAAAGCAAGCGCACCATGGACCTGCGCCAGGAAGATCTGCCCAATGTGGTAGAGGA is part of the Desulfovibrio sp. genome and harbors:
- the sat gene encoding sulfate adenylyltransferase, producing the protein MSKLVAPHGGKGLVCCLLEGKALDDEKKKAAGLKQIEISSRAKGDLIMMGIGGFSPLSGFMNKANWKSVCEKMTLADGTFWPVPVTLDVPAADAKALKVGEEVALVRKGEVMATMKVEEVYEMTEADKKWECELVFKGTGPDSEKFWEVAPNDHPGVKMVLAQNEFNIAGTVKVLSQGEFPEKFPGVYMTPAQLRAKMDERGWQKVAALQLRNPMHRSHEYLAKIGVEVCDGVVIHSLVGSLKPGDIPAEVRVKCIDTLVDKYFVKDFVIQAGYPLDMRYAGPREALLHATFRQNYGINNLLVGRDHAGVGDFYGMFEAQEIFRKIPVPAEEGKRLLCDPLNIDWTFYCKKCDGMASMRTCPHTKEDRVILSGTKLRKMLSEGAEVPDHFGRAEVLVILREYYASLTEKVEIKMQRAASGSTM
- a CDS encoding RsbRD N-terminal domain-containing protein, whose protein sequence is MKAIDIFRKHKGEMVRLWTDSVFDTYPFETTGFLRTKDDPFGNPVAHMTKEAAGALYDAVTGEAVEVAQTKKAMDRFIKLRAVQKFSPSQSMAVFSLMKPILREHVMPELVAQGDLAAYLETESRIDSLTLLAFDMYMENREILAESRITEIRNQHAQLARWAQQLEGGNVPTGNDR
- the dsrM gene encoding sulfate reduction electron transfer complex DsrMKJOP subunit DsrM, translating into MFNSLLLVLLIGAIAWAGAAVGLAGLFGVALPYVAVVVFIAGVVWRMVYWAKSPVPFCIPTTGGQEQSLDFIKQAKIDCPSTTWGVVQRMFLEVFCFRSLFRNTVADVREFDPVSNGPRTIYYSSKWLWVFALLFHYCFLLVFIRHFRFFMEPVPSCIRFLESIDGIMQVGSPRFFWTGGLVLIALLFLLGRRIFNQRLRYLSLANDYFPLWLIISIVGSGICLRYFDKTEIAQVKIFVMGLTHFAPVSTTGINALFFTHLTLVCVLLIYFPFSKLMHMPGVFFSPTRNMANNSRRVRHINPWNPPKQYFTYAEYEDTYRDAMAEAGLPLEKQPEKAAE
- the dsrK gene encoding sulfate reduction electron transfer complex DsrMKJOP subunit DsrK codes for the protein MAKLPTPQMLVSSRPAFPDQDWLDTKPEFTPGSFCYPAKQETMELLHMPNPHEWDPAAEDWNMPENWEQILCDAFEERLEKHRSLKLFMDICVRCGACADKCHFFLGTNDPKNMPVLRAELLRSLYRRDHTMLGKILGKKVGARGWDKEVVKELFYYAYQCTECRRCSLFCPYGIDTAEITAIVRELLHEVGLGIHWIMDPVKNCSFTGNHLGIKPHSFVEIVEMLADDCETITGIRPKTPFNEKGHEILFITPSGDVFADPGIYTFMGYLMLFHELDLDYTFSTYASEGGNFGSFTTFNMAKKLNAKMYAEAERLGSKWILGGECGHMWRVINQYMDTYNGPSPSHMTTPVSPYTGTVFQNAASTKMVHIAEFTADLIHHNKLNLDPSRNDHIVTTFHDSCNPARGMGLLDEPRYVLNAVCNNFVEMPENTIREQTFCCGAGSGLNTEEIMELRMRSGMPRGNALRYVQEKYGVNHMACVCAIDRATLPPLANYWAPGVNVSGLHELVGNALVMKGESKRTMDLRQEDLPNVVEDDDAPEAQGEGQ